One part of the Cottoperca gobio chromosome 14, fCotGob3.1, whole genome shotgun sequence genome encodes these proteins:
- the LOC115018562 gene encoding odorant receptor 131-2-like translates to MLYANQSLTNVTAEQQYQGLLKIVLFSTLTTVPCCVFLFINGTMLFTLRSKTVFRETSRYILLFNLLSADTVQMALSQLLYLLAACRVTLTYPVCGVLAMLANLTSVISPLTLVVMSLERYVAVCYPLRHSTIITIRNTAVAIIVVWAFSSLNILAQVILMLDFPFKDLESLQMKRFCAKENILLGPRSDDYDKAYTLVLFVSASVAIISSYIGVMIAARSACTDKASARKARNTLLLHLVQLGLSLSATIHNPLLIAISKTAMRIVLVRIRYVFYVFIIILPRCLSALIYGIRDHTIRCVLVYHLCCRLKLLSSDWPS, encoded by the coding sequence ATGTTGTATGCAAATCAATCTCTGACTAATGTCACTGCTGAACAGCAGTATCAGGGGTTActgaaaatagttttattttccacTCTGACTACAGTGCCatgctgtgtgtttctcttcattaatGGAACCATGTTATTCACCTTGAGGAGTAAAACGGTGTTTCGTGAAACCTCCCGATACATTCTTCTGTTTAACCTCCTTTCAGCAGACACTGTACAGATGGCACTGAGCCAGTTACTGTACCTGCTGGCTGCTTGTAGAGTAACGCTGACATATCCTGTGTGTGGTGTTCTTGCCATGCTCGCCAATCTCACATCTGTAATCTCTCCTCTCACGCTGGTGGTGATGTCTCTGGAGAGATATGTAGCTGTGTGCTACCCACTGAGGCACTCTACCATCATTACCATCAGAAACACAGCAGTGGCTATCATTGTGGTTTGGGCCTTCAGTTCACTAAATATCCTCGCAcaagttattttaatgttagATTTTCCATTTAAAGACCTGGAGAGCCTGCAGATGAAACGTTTTTGTGCTAAAGAAAACATTCTGCTTGGCCCAAGGTCTGATGATTATGACAAAGCCTACACTCTTGTGTTGTTTGTATCAGCTAGTGTGGCAATAATTTCCTCTTATATTGGTGTGATGATAGCAGCCAGGTCAGCCTGCACAGACAAAGCTTCAGCTCGTAAGGCTCGTAACACCCTGCTGCTGCATCTGGTGCAGCTGGGCCTCAGTCTGTCTGCAACTATACACAACCCCTTGCTTATCGCCATCTCAAAAACTGCTATGAGGATAGTACTTGTGCGCATCCGGTATGTTTTTTACGTGTTTATAATCATTCTCCCCAGATGTCTGAGCGCTCTCATCTATGGCATCAGAGATCACACTATCAGATGCGTCCTTGTGTACCATCTCTGCTGTCGACTGAAACTCTTATCCTCTGACTGGCCTTCATAA